A region from the Lolium perenne isolate Kyuss_39 chromosome 4, Kyuss_2.0, whole genome shotgun sequence genome encodes:
- the LOC127295403 gene encoding uncharacterized protein, producing the protein MDSLPSFVFAFARFVARENRPFHRRRTIGIFPRRRTFGLAARRRNFGRIFNRRQHRRRSMNGGLRHRRAVLGAPRRRYGPGGGLRRRHNHRQHYHHVHRRVQNRNFTGTSGPSTRAEVPREEIQAIPERAVVPDVVAEGAAEVDAVHEDEASASSITADADELLPPPPTFNVPPMEWLLGGPSAGWLVDDPERDFSDEELTAPSPPMYYYLRHGYGPCLPSPTPSGEEQGHFAPPGYAPMTEFFNPPVVAPVDALPPGLDLNLPAAEETEEENEDAPSAPSLALPTPSPEARVLLRLFASAMAARPAGIRRGTWSPDDLGLTGRFAELRLNEAAHHFSSSGEGSSRR; encoded by the coding sequence ATGGATTCCCTGCCATCCTTCGTTTTCGCTTTCGCTCGTTTTGTGGCACGAGAGAACCGCCCCTTTCATCGCCGCCGGACCATCGGAATTTTTCCTCGTCGCCGGACCTTCGGTCTTGCTGCTCGTCGCCGGAACTTCGGCCGGATCTTCAACCGCCGCCAACACCGTCGCCGGAGCATGAACGGTGGCCTCCGCCACCGCAGGGCAGTGCTTGGTGCCCCTCGCCGTCGCTACGGGCCTGGTGgtggcctccgccgccgccacaaccATCGGCAGCACTACCACCATGTTCATCGCCGTGTGCAGAACCGCAACTTCACTGGAACATCAGGACCTAGTACCAGGGCAGAAGTGCCTCGGGAAGAAATCCAGGCCATACCAGAGAGAGCGGTTGTGCCGGATGTTGTTGCGGAAGGTGCTGCGGAAGTTGATGCCGTGCATGAAGATGAGGCATCCGCCTCTAGCATCACTGCGGACGCGGACGAACTGCTGCCCCCTCCGCCCACCTTCAATGTCCCGCCCATGGAGTGGCTGCTGGGCGGGCCGAGCGCAGGGTGGCTGGTGGACGATCCCGAGCGCGActtcagcgacgaggaactcaCGGCACCGTCCCCGCCGATGTACTACTACCTGCGCCATGGATATGGGCCGTGCCTGCCGTCTCCGACGCCATCAGGCGAGGAGCAGGGGCACTTCGCTCCGCCAGGCTATGCCCCCATGACGGAGTTCTTCAACCCACCGGTGGTGGCTCCTGTGGACGCGCTCCCACCGGGCCTCGACCTCAACCTCCCAGCGGCAgaagaaacggaggaggagaacgAGGACGCGCCGTCGGCGCCGTCCCTTGCCCTCCCCACGCCCTCGCCGGAGGCCAGGGTGCTGCTCCGTCTCTTCGCGTCGGCCATGGCGGCCCGCCCCGCCGGCATCCGCAGAGGGACCTGGTCGCCCGACGATCTCGGCCTCACCGGCCGCTTCGCGGAGCTCCGCCTCAACGAGGCCGCCCACCACTTCTCCTCCTCAGGGGAGGGATCGAGCCGCCGCTGA
- the LOC127295404 gene encoding pescadillo homolog isoform X3 yields the protein MHNMCFAAIPAVEGERVQVQPIQNCHMLIHEWQAYISRTNSLRKTFTSVKGIYSKAKVQGQKITWLIPHALQQVLTDHVDFNVMLTFLEFYELYILCVICVVVLTMELLRTL from the exons atgcataacatgtgTTTTGCGG CGATTCCTGCTGTTGAAGGTGAACGCGTGCAAGTACAACCAATTCAGAATTGCCACAT GTTAATCCATGAATGGCAGGCATATATTTCTCGAACGAATTCCCTACGAAAGACATTTACATCTGTCAAGGGCATATACTCCAAG GCTAAAGTTCAAGGGCAAAAGATCACCTGGCTAATTCCACATGCTCTTCAACAAGTTTTAACTGATCACGTTGACTTCAATGTGATGCTCACATTCTTGGAATTCTATGAG CTATACATACTTTGTGTTATCTGTGTTGTCGTGCTTACTATGGAGCTTTTGAGAACCCTATGA
- the LOC127295404 gene encoding uncharacterized protein isoform X2, with the protein MGAMVAHEDLGAELPVEEVPSLQVLRCSCMAYWPSQELLSGYARCSMDLLFQEMMIYGCCQEYRPSHAAACALEALKLVFGCSRSVSNYIICLWEPHTVCSGVFTCSMYGSCSSLLISTHQSDSCC; encoded by the exons ATGGGG GCAATGGTGGCTCATGAAGATCTGGGTGCTGAACTTCCGGTTGAGGAAGTACCTTCACTACAG GTTTTGCGATGTTCGTGTATGGCATATTGGCCTTCTCAGGAGTTGCTTTCTGGATATGCTCGCTGCTCTATGGATCTATTATTTCAAGAAATGATGATATACG GGTGTTGTCAAGAATATCGTCCCAGCCATGCTGCTGCTTGTGCATTGGAAGCTTTGAAGCTCGTCTTTGGCTGCAGCAGAAGTGTGTCAAattatatcat TTGCCTCTGGGAGCCGCATACAGTCTGTTCGGGTGTATTTACCTGCAGTATGTATGGCAGTTGCAGCAGCTTGCTAATTAGTACCCACCAAAG CGATTCCTGCTGTTGA
- the LOC127295404 gene encoding uncharacterized protein isoform X1 — MGAMVAHEDLGAELPVEEVPSLQVLRCSCMAYWPSQELLSGYARCSMDLLFQEMMIYGCCQEYRPSHAAACALEALKLVFGCSRSVSNYIICLWEPHTVCSGVFTCSMYGSCSSLLISTHQRSIFLVRFVKYNHA; from the exons ATGGGG GCAATGGTGGCTCATGAAGATCTGGGTGCTGAACTTCCGGTTGAGGAAGTACCTTCACTACAG GTTTTGCGATGTTCGTGTATGGCATATTGGCCTTCTCAGGAGTTGCTTTCTGGATATGCTCGCTGCTCTATGGATCTATTATTTCAAGAAATGATGATATACG GGTGTTGTCAAGAATATCGTCCCAGCCATGCTGCTGCTTGTGCATTGGAAGCTTTGAAGCTCGTCTTTGGCTGCAGCAGAAGTGTGTCAAattatatcat TTGCCTCTGGGAGCCGCATACAGTCTGTTCGGGTGTATTTACCTGCAGTATGTATGGCAGTTGCAGCAGCTTGCTAATTAGTACCCACCAAAG GTCCATCTTCCTGGTGAGATTTGTCAAGtataatcatgcataa
- the LOC127295404 gene encoding uncharacterized protein isoform X4, producing the protein MGAMVAHEDLGAELPVEEVPSLQVLRCSCMAYWPSQELLSGYARCSMDLLFQEMMIYGCCQEYRPSHAAACALEALKLVFGCSRSVSNYIIGIVGLF; encoded by the exons ATGGGG GCAATGGTGGCTCATGAAGATCTGGGTGCTGAACTTCCGGTTGAGGAAGTACCTTCACTACAG GTTTTGCGATGTTCGTGTATGGCATATTGGCCTTCTCAGGAGTTGCTTTCTGGATATGCTCGCTGCTCTATGGATCTATTATTTCAAGAAATGATGATATACG GGTGTTGTCAAGAATATCGTCCCAGCCATGCTGCTGCTTGTGCATTGGAAGCTTTGAAGCTCGTCTTTGGCTGCAGCAGAAGTGTGTCAAattatatcat TGGTATAGTCGGCTTGTTTTAG